The following is a genomic window from Pseudomonas promysalinigenes.
CCGACCAACACAGCCTTGTTTTGCAGTTTGCCCGCCTGACGCAAATACTCGGTGACCCGCATGACATCACGTAGCGCTTTGTTGTCGAGGCTGGCGCTGCCCTCCTGGAAGCGGAAATTCACGCTCAGCCGTTGCGCTTGCTTAGAGAGGGTGCGATAGCGCGGCGGCATACCGACCTGCGCCGGCACCGGTTGCGCAACCACTTGCTGCGAAACGAAGCCCTGGGCGGCGACGATGGCCTGACCGGCCGGGCTCTGGGCGAAGTCAGCCAGTGCCCGGGCCTGAGGCTTGGCATTGGCCGGCAGGTAGAAATACAGGCGCCGCGTCAGCGGGTAGTCCTCACTCGCCACCTGCTGGCGATCAGGCAATACAGCGGGAGCGTTGCTCTCGGCAACTGCCAGCACCTTGGCCCTATGCACAGCTGCCAGGCTGCTGAACCCGATGGCCTGGCGGTCGGCGCTGACCCGCGCGGTCAGTTCATCGCTGGCCTCGAAACGTTGCGCCTGGCTGGCCAGCTCGACATGCGCGGGCTCCAGTACCAGCGCCTTGAAGGTTTCATAGGTGCCCGAGCGGTCATCCCGCGCATAGAGGTGGATGCCGCCACCGGCCACACCCAGTTGTTCCCAGCGCTGGATCTGCCCGGAAAAGATCTGTGCGAGTTGATCGGTGCTCAGCTGCGGCAACGGGTTGTCGGGGTGAACGATCACTGCCACGCCGTCCAGACCGATGATTTGTTCGGCACTGGCCGAGCGCAGGTCACCCAAAGCCTTGAGCTGGCGCACCTCGGCATTGCTGATGGGGCGAGAGGCCGCTGCCAGGTCGGCGTCCCCTTGGGCAAGCGCGGCAAAGCCTGTAGCGGTGCCGTGCGCGGCAATATCGATGCGCAGGGCCTGGCCATGGGCATCGCGCGCAGTAATCATGGTCTCGTTCGCCGCACCACCGGGAGACTGCTCAATGGCTGTTGCCTGTTGCGCGCGCAACTGGCCCTGTACCAGGGCCGGCAACAACGCCGCGCCAATGGTGTTGGAGCCTTGCACGCGCAGGTACGCCGTTTCAGCCAAAGCTGGCAGCGGCAGTAGGGCAAGTAGCAGGAGAAACGGGCGAAACATGCCGGGCGACCTTATGGCATCGGGTTGCCCGGCAGATTACGACAGCGGCGTGACCGATAAGTGACAGCCAATCAGCCCCGTTGGCCATCGCTGATGGCCCGGTTGGCACTCACCCCGTTCAGTGCGCGCCGGCCGATTTGCTCAGGTCACTTTCGGCCCAGTCGGTGTAGATGCAAGCATCGGCCACTGCCCAGCGGACTTTTACCGTATCACCCGGTTGCATGGGCATTCCTGCAGCCGACAGGGCCTTGACCGTAAGCTCCGTGCCACCTGTGGTCGATACATGACAGGTTTGGCTTTCGCCCAGAAACAGCACTTCACCGACCTTGGCACTTACCTCGTTCCACCCCGCTGGCAATGGTTCGCGGGCGGCCTGTTCGGCGGTCAGGGCCAGGGCCTTTTCCGGGCGTACCATGATCAACGCTTCCTGCCCAGCGGCCAGGCCTGGGGTCAGGCGAATCGCCACGGGCTGGCCTTCGAAAGTGCCGGCACCATTTGCGCTGGCCTTGATCCGCAGGAAGTTCGAGTTACCCAGGAACGATGCAACGAAGGCATTTGGAGGGTTCTGATAAAGGTCATAACCCGTGCCCAGGCCCACGATCTTGCCATGGCTGAAAATGGCGATGCGCTGGGACAGGCGCATGGCTTCTTCCTGGTCGTGGGTCACGTAGACGATGGTGATACCCAGCCTGCGGTGCAACTGGCGCAGTTCGTCCTGCAAGTCTTCGCGCAGTTTTTTGTCCAGCGCGCCGAGCGGCTCGTCCATCAGCAGAATACGCGGCTCGTAGACCAGCGCCCGAGCAATGGCCACACGTTGCTGCTGGCCACCGGACATCTGCGATGGCTTGCGGTGGGCGAATGGCTCCAGTTGCACCAACTTGAGCATGGCATCGACGCGCTTGGTGGTTTCTGTGGCGCTTAGCTTGCGGATCGCCAATGGGAAACCGATGTTGTCACGCACGTTCAAGTGTGGAAACAGCGAGTAACGCTGAAACACCATGCCAATGTCGCGCTTGTGCGGCGGCACGTTCACCAGCGACTGGCCATCGACCAGGATCTCGCCGCTGCTCGGCGTTTCGAAGCCAGCCAGCATCGACAGCGTGGTCGATTTGCCAGAGCCACTGGAGCCGAGGAAGGTCAGGAATTCGCCGTCCTGGATCTCCAGGTCGAGGTTGTCCACGGCGGTGAAGTCGCCGTAGTGCTTGTTCAGGCCGCGCAGGCTGACCAGGGTCTTGCTTTGGGCCTTGTCTTGAATGACTGCACTCATTGTTGTTGTCTCCGCACTCAGGCGTTGGCTTCGGTGCGCCGGCGCAACGCGGCGGCAATGAACATGACCAGCAGCGACAGGCCGATCAACAGCGTGGAGGCCACGGCGATCACCGGGCTCAGGTCCTGGCGCAGGGTGGTCCACATTTTTACCGGCAAGGTCTGCAGGTCGGGGCTGGCCATCATCACGCTCAGCACCACTTCATCCCACGACACCAGGAAGGCGAACAGCCCGCCAGCAATCATGCCGGGGCGAATCGCCGGGAAGGTGACCTTGGAGATAGCCTGCAGGCGCGAGGCACCGCAGATCACCGCCGCATCTTCGATGGACTGGTCGAACAGCTTCAGCGAGTTGATGATCGAAATGATGGTGAAGGGCAAGGCAACGATCACATGGCTGACCACGAAGGCGAACAGCGTCCCGGTGTAGCCCAGTTTCAGGAACAATGCGTAGACCGCCACCGCGATGATCACCAGCGGCACGATCATCGGCATGGTGAACAGACCGTAGAGCATCTCGCGGCCAGGGAAGCGCCCACGCACCAGGGCGAAGGCGGTGGGCAGACCGAGCAGAACGGCGGCGACAGTGGTCAGTACGGCAACCTTGAAGCTGGCCAGGGCGGCGTCCATCCACTCCGGGTTGGAGAAGAACTGGCCATACCATTTGAACGTCCAGCCCGGCGGCGGGAACACCAGCCATTGGGAAGAACCGAACGACAGCAGCACGATGAACACCACCGGCAGCAGCAGAAACGCCGCG
Proteins encoded in this region:
- a CDS encoding ABC transporter ATP-binding protein, with translation MSAVIQDKAQSKTLVSLRGLNKHYGDFTAVDNLDLEIQDGEFLTFLGSSGSGKSTTLSMLAGFETPSSGEILVDGQSLVNVPPHKRDIGMVFQRYSLFPHLNVRDNIGFPLAIRKLSATETTKRVDAMLKLVQLEPFAHRKPSQMSGGQQQRVAIARALVYEPRILLMDEPLGALDKKLREDLQDELRQLHRRLGITIVYVTHDQEEAMRLSQRIAIFSHGKIVGLGTGYDLYQNPPNAFVASFLGNSNFLRIKASANGAGTFEGQPVAIRLTPGLAAGQEALIMVRPEKALALTAEQAAREPLPAGWNEVSAKVGEVLFLGESQTCHVSTTGGTELTVKALSAAGMPMQPGDTVKVRWAVADACIYTDWAESDLSKSAGAH
- a CDS encoding substrate-binding domain-containing protein; the encoded protein is MFRPFLLLLALLPLPALAETAYLRVQGSNTIGAALLPALVQGQLRAQQATAIEQSPGGAANETMITARDAHGQALRIDIAAHGTATGFAALAQGDADLAAASRPISNAEVRQLKALGDLRSASAEQIIGLDGVAVIVHPDNPLPQLSTDQLAQIFSGQIQRWEQLGVAGGGIHLYARDDRSGTYETFKALVLEPAHVELASQAQRFEASDELTARVSADRQAIGFSSLAAVHRAKVLAVAESNAPAVLPDRQQVASEDYPLTRRLYFYLPANAKPQARALADFAQSPAGQAIVAAQGFVSQQVVAQPVPAQVGMPPRYRTLSKQAQRLSVNFRFQEGSASLDNKALRDVMRVTEYLRQAGKLQNKAVLVGFGDPKDTPGRAALLSRLRAQAVRRELAREGVEVLEVTGMGDELPVADNRRAQGRLRNRRVEVWVY
- a CDS encoding ABC transporter permease, with the protein product MLLSPNAMGRPLRTGLYLTTGVIAAFLLLPVVFIVLLSFGSSQWLVFPPPGWTFKWYGQFFSNPEWMDAALASFKVAVLTTVAAVLLGLPTAFALVRGRFPGREMLYGLFTMPMIVPLVIIAVAVYALFLKLGYTGTLFAFVVSHVIVALPFTIISIINSLKLFDQSIEDAAVICGASRLQAISKVTFPAIRPGMIAGGLFAFLVSWDEVVLSVMMASPDLQTLPVKMWTTLRQDLSPVIAVASTLLIGLSLLVMFIAAALRRRTEANA